A region from the Neomonachus schauinslandi chromosome 2, ASM220157v2, whole genome shotgun sequence genome encodes:
- the CCNG2 gene encoding cyclin-G2 — protein MKDLGAEYLAGREGVQLFGLLNLYLEQEQRFQPREKGLSLIEATPEDDNTLCPRLRNAKVEDLRSLTNFFGSCTETFVLAVNILDRFLALMKVKPKHLSCIGVCCFLLAARIVEEECNIPSTHDVIRISQCKCTASDIKRMEKIISEKLHYELEATTALNFLHLYHTIVLCHTSERKEILSLDKLEAQLKACNCRLIFSKAKPSVLALCLLNLEVETLKSIELLEILLLVKKHSKVNDTEFIYWRELVSKCLAEYSSPECCKPDLKKLVWIVSRRTAQNLHNSYYSVPELPTIPEGGCFDESESEDSCEDMSCEESLSSSPSSDQECTFFFNFKVAQTLCFPS, from the exons ATGAAGGATTTGGGGGCAGAGTATTTGGCGGGTCGTGAAGGGGTCCAGCTCTTCGGATTGTTGAACCTCTATCTAGAACAGGAACAGAGATTCCAACCTCGAGAAAAAGGGCTAAGCTTGATCGAGGCTACCCCGGAG GATGATAACACTTTGTGTCCAAGATTGAGAAATGCCAAAGTAGAAGATTTAAGGAGTTTAACCAACTTTTTTGGATCTTGCACTGAAACTTTTGTTCTGGCTGTCAATATTTTAGATAGATTCTTGGCTCTTATGAAG gtgAAACCTAAACATTTGTCTTGCATTGGAGTCTGTTGTTTTTTGCTGGCTGCTAGGATAGTTGAAGAAGAATGCAATATTCCATCCACCCATGATGTAATCCGGATTAGTCAATGTAAATGTACTGCTTCTGACATAAAAcggatggaaaaaataatttcagaaaaattgcACTATGAATTGGAAGCAACTACTGCCTTAAACTTTTTGCACTTATACCATACTATTGTACTTTGTCATACATCAGAAAG GAAAGAAATACTGAGTCTAGATAAACTAGAAGCTCAGCTGAAAGCTTGCAACTGCCGACTTATTTTTTCAAAGGCAAAA ccatctGTGTTAGCTTTGTGCCTTCTCAATTTGGAAGTAGAAACTTTGAAATCCATTGAATTACTGGAAATTCTTCTGCTTGTTAAAAAACATTCCAAG gttAATGACACCGAGTTCATTTATTGGAGGGAGTTAGTTTCTAAATGCCTAGCCGAATATTCTTCTCCTGAATGTTGCAAACCAGATCTTAAGAAATTGGTTTGGATTGTTTCAAGGCGCACAGCCCAGAACCTCCACAACAGCTACTACAGTGTTCCTGAGCTGCCAACGATACCAGAGGGGGGTTGTTTTGATGAAAGTGAAAG TGAGGACTCTTGTGAAGATATGAGTTGTGAAGAGAGTCTCAGCAGCTCTCCTTCCAGTGATCAAGAGTGCACTTTCTTTTTCAACTTCAAAGTGGCACAGACACTGTGCTTTCCATCTTAG